CTAAATTTGACGTGAGAAATTATTGAAAGGGATAAGAAGTATTTTTGACTTTTGTCTATTAGTTGATTATCAAATACATAACTCAAGTTTTTATACGGTGTCTTGTGAAAATACCGTAAATATGTACATGGGGTGTTTCTTGTATTGAGGACGGAAATTTTAGGTATAGGGGTAGACTGTGTAACCAATGAAGAAGCATTGAAATTTGTTCTGGATACGATAAAAGAGAACAAAAGAGAAAATAAAATAATAGTGACCCCCAATCCGGAAATGATTATAGGCGCAAAAAAGGATTCGGAATTTTCCAATGTGCTTAAATCTGCCGATTTGGTCATACCCGACGGAATAGGCGTCGTTATGGCGTCAAAGCTCAACAAGATTAAAATAAAGGAAAGAGTTCCCGGGTGCGACTTTACACTTTCCATCTTCGACAAAATTAAGTTCAGGGAAGGCACGGTATATATTTTAGGTGCAGGCCCGGGCGTAGCTAAAAAAGCGAAAGAAAATATGGAAAGAAAATATCCCGGTCTTAGAATAGTAGGCTATCACGACGGATTTTTTGATGAGATTGAAGAAAAAAGTATTATTAAAGAAATTGAAAGCTTGAAACCTGATGTTCTTTTAGTCGGGCTTGGGTTCCCCAAACAGGAAAAATGGATTTACAGAAATAAAGCACTGCCAGTAAACTTAAGCATTGCCATAGGCGGAAGCATTGACGTTATGGCAGGAACCGTAAAAAGGGCTCCGGAAATATTTCAAAAACTTGGCCTGGAGTGGTTTTACAGGCTTATAAAGCAGCCCTCAAGATTTTTCAGAATGCTTGCCATACCTAGATTTATTGGGGCGGTAATATGTGAAAAAATAAAATCACCGTTTAAAAGGCGTTAAAATAAACTTCCTAGGGGGAATACAATGCTTCAGGAATATTTGAAGGAACATCGTGAAGGAATTAAGGAGTATTTATATATTATTTTTGGAACCGCTCTTGTAGCTATCGGCGTAGTGGTATTTTTTGAACCGCATAATCTTGTTACAGGAGGCGTTACAGGTCTTGCCATCATAATAGCTGATTTGGGAAGAACCATGTACGGCGTTACCATCCCTATTTGGCTTACCAACTTATTTTTTAACATTCCCTTGTTTTTAATGGCCCTCAGGACA
This is a stretch of genomic DNA from Anaeropeptidivorans aminofermentans. It encodes these proteins:
- a CDS encoding WecB/TagA/CpsF family glycosyltransferase, giving the protein MRTEILGIGVDCVTNEEALKFVLDTIKENKRENKIIVTPNPEMIIGAKKDSEFSNVLKSADLVIPDGIGVVMASKLNKIKIKERVPGCDFTLSIFDKIKFREGTVYILGAGPGVAKKAKENMERKYPGLRIVGYHDGFFDEIEEKSIIKEIESLKPDVLLVGLGFPKQEKWIYRNKALPVNLSIAIGGSIDVMAGTVKRAPEIFQKLGLEWFYRLIKQPSRFFRMLAIPRFIGAVICEKIKSPFKRR